Genomic window (Nymphaea colorata isolate Beijing-Zhang1983 chromosome 1, ASM883128v2, whole genome shotgun sequence):
TTCGGCATTTTACGTCCGTCCCTTTTTTTTCCGGAAGCATATCCCAAAATGTCAAGAAGATAGACCTATGCACGTTTTAACAAGACAGACATTTTATATTCAGCTCAATGAAGCTTTCCATTACATTTCCAATTCTTCCAGGAACTTTGTTTCAAGTGAAAATATTGAAGCGTAACTGCATTCACCATACCACTTTGAATCGTCTCACACATTTTGGGGTTAAGCCTCCTTGGTAAGAGGCACGTTTCGACCATTCAAGAACGCTTGAGCATCGAAACTCCTGAAAAAAACAGGCTGAGGTCATGAGGCCCAATGCACGAAGTAAAAGCTGTGAACCTCTTAACACTCGAAgataataccttcaaaaatcatGCGACACCAAattcaaataaagtcaaacagGATTTACACGCAAATTAACTACTGCCAATGGAAGCTAAAGTTACTTAAAACTCATCctaattttcattatttacaaATATCATAAACTCACGGAGTCAGACATTGGCTTTGTAAGGGTCCAAATATCGGGTACATACTCAAACCAACAACAGAAACCCAAAAGTAAGTGAGATCCAAATGAATGTAGCGAACTTGAACATTGTTACACTTCATTCTACGTCAATGGTTAGTGCTTTTAAAATCCACTAGATGCCTATGGTCCAAACAAGCACCAGAGGGATGGGTAGCGGTTCATGCTGACCCATGTCTCCTTAAACACCTGCCTGATCAAAATCAGCCTGAATGAATTGCTATAGAATGAATAAAGGGCTTCACTTTTCGATCTTGGGCATTTGGGACAGCCTTTGTGGTTCTACTTTTCTAGTCTTGGTCTCTTGGATGGCCCTTCATCAATTATTGGGTCACGAGGATACTGTGAATCCGACGACTGCTGTGCTTCAGAGCCTTTTTCTGCATCGGAGGCTTGTGGTGGAGTGTATCCTTCAGGAAATGGGGGTGGAGGAGGTGCCGGAGGCAgctgcatacacacacacacacacacagagacagagCTCAGTTACTTTCAAACATTGTAGCAGCTAGACGGATATGAAACTGGCACCACAAGTTCCATCCATGTTTTATGATAAGGACCTCATTAGTTCTGTCGTACCCTTTTGGAATCATGATAGTCAATATGCACCAACAGAGGCAACGGAATAAGATAGAAAAGATACCTTCCGCAGCAAAGATCCAAGAATGTGATCAACACGTTTAACTTCCTTCAAGTCAATGGCATCTTTCCCGGTGGTTCTTGGCTCCACAATGGCGCTGTCATTTTCAGAATCAActgcaaagaaaaaagataCATCCAAAGCCAATTTCCTGAGGTTATCAACAACAAAGACATAATTATTTAGCACTACAagatcagaaaaaataaatgaaccaAAGGAATTGCAGAACGGAAGCTTATAGGCAGATCACTTCCAATGTCCAAACAAATAGCAAATGTTATTTTCTATGACATTTCCAAATTGTAATTTATAGTGATATAATGGGAAAGCAACCATTGAAGAATGATTACTACAGAGAaagcaatcattgaaaatgaTAAGAATATAGATGCATTAAAGTTAATTGCAAACTTAAATGAGGAGCTCACTGGGAAAGATTAGGTGCCCTTGGATGACAGACGAGAATAGttgcatgaaaatttcatattgaaaattaaATTCTAGAGGTATTTTTGGACAGGaggccacacacacacacacacagagagagagagagagagagagacagacagagagagagatttcataAATCACTTGGAGTATTAGCTATGCTAACAAGTGTTATCTGCCATTGACTAAGCCTTAAGCACCAAATGAAGCTTTTAACTACAATATTGCAAGCAAGCAAATGAAGTGAATTGAAGTCATCATTCAAAAGGCACAAACAACATAACGCAGAACTCATGTTGATATCCAGATAGCAACTGAAACTTCATATTCACATCCAAATATCCTCTTGAACCACTATTGACCCATGTAATTTATGGTCTGAACGAAGAGTATAAAGTATAATGCTTCAGCAATTTATATATAAAGTCGTAAATACATTTCCACAGAACCATCAACATAACTCTAGACATCTAGTTTGAGCTTTTACCAAGTGGCACTAGGTGCTTGATTGATCAGAAGCAGAGGAAATCAAAGTAGGTGCAGAACaatgaaaatatcattgaaCATTTCTATAGGAAAGGACAGAGAGGGAAAAACAGATGATTAACAAGCATAGTACAGGTTGCTTGAATACCATGTCCGatcttttccaattttgatgCAGCAATTGAGAATGCCTTTTGTATGTGATAAAGCGCCCGTGCCTGTCAATTGAGAGAATAAGCACAAAACTGAAGCTCATACTGCAAAGTTTTCACCACCTTGATGATACTTGAAGACCATCAATAGCAAATCAAAGTCATTAGGGACAAAATGCTAGAAGTTGTGGAATGAATTTCATGGTTAATGAATTTAAGCCTCTTTTGAACAGCTAATATCAAAATATAAGCATCTGAATAATTCAAAGTACTATATTAAAAGGAATTACAAAGAGCAACAGAAGACAAGGTTAGTCTATTGTGCTGGATATTTTTGCATATCCCTTCTGCTTGTTCTACCCATTTATCATGAGAGCCCAAATTTATGACTGAATTTGCAAATACAAGTATTTTCTACTATTCATACCATACAAATCTGGAAATTATAGGTTGAAACTAGAATAATTCAGTCGGATCACATGCCTGAGTTCCTTCCATTTGCTGGTATTTGCAGTACGCACTGACATTTTTCTTGTAAGATTGTAACTTTCTTGACATGAAATTTTCTTACATTAGGGTCCCTGACCATTCAGCCGTTTGCAACAGACTACTTAGCAATGGCAAGCAGACAACAATGAATTTGCTTTCTCCATAGCAAACCATGTATTTCAAGGGCTAAGTTGTTAGAGTCAGATAAAGGTTGTTGAAGGCCCCCAACAGACTAGTCAGTTGTACACACACACCAAACCCCGCCCCCCCCCCACAAGCAGAACACAATGACTAGGTTGACTATTTAATACTGTGACCAACTAGTCACCACTTTGACAACATAAGTCAATTTACAAGCGACTTGACTGACCAGTCGGTCGCTAGTTGGGATTTCAGTTATATTGCAGGATCtcactaaagaagaaaagactaaaagaacatgaaaaactCATACTCAGTCATATGTTTGCTTTAAATAGTAAATCATATTTGACAGTTTGGTGCTCTGCAAGCAGCTAATTCTTACATGGACACACacataaataaatgcatatacCTGCACCTTCATATACATGCCTGTATACCTTCATGCACAGCAACAAtaatcctattacacatatttaGGAGTCGACTGTTATCCCATTTCACAAATAAAAGTGCCTGTATATCTTCATGCACAGCAACACTAATCTCATTACACACATTTAGGAGTTTGACTGCTTTCACACTTCACAAATAAATGATACTTGACTGCATCCTACTTGTGACATGGTAAGACAAGCTAAAGCTAAATATGTCACCATCTTAGCATTTTATATGATACTACAACAGATCGAATCTGAAGCTCCATAAGGTGCACAATTCTCCATCTATCACACAGGGaatcaattcaaaaaatacattagacaTATTCTATTGGCCACTAAAATCATTTTAGCATTTTGTGAATCATGGATTCAGGCTTCATCTGAGACCCCATTGTAATTGAGCATGAGGTTATGGCCATTTAATCAAATGTGCTTGGTTTCTTCAATTAGAACttattgttgttttgatctttCAGAATAGGACAGTTGCAATTTTGGCAGCCCAAGATAAGTGTAAAATATTCATCAGATAACAAGTAAAGCAAGATGAACTCTATGAAGTTCCAGACATCGAACTGGTAATAAAAAAAACGAggaacaatattttcaaaaagcaaGGAATTTGGGACCAGAGATATCATTTTTAGAGGAACAGTTATCTTACACAACCattgaaatggaaaagaagaagatgccagaaaaaaaaaaaccatgcaaAAGTATATTACATACAATCCGCGAAGAAAAGACGTTACAAAGCTGTGGTGCTTGGTATATTGAACCGTCTAGGATGTAGTAACTGAGCATCGGGGTGA
Coding sequences:
- the LOC116246018 gene encoding mediator of RNA polymerase II transcription subunit 6; the protein is MAGTPLPPPNVGVGMGVEGAPPTAPPPPGTDMTGICFRDQLWLNTFPLDRNLVFDYFALSPFYDWSCNNEQLRMRSIHPLDLSQLTNMTGTEYVLSEVLEPHLFVIRKQKRDSPEKVTPMLSYYILDGSIYQAPQLCNVFSSRIARALYHIQKAFSIAASKLEKIGHVDSENDSAIVEPRTTGKDAIDLKEVKRVDHILGSLLRKLPPAPPPPPFPEGYTPPQASDAEKGSEAQQSSDSQYPRDPIIDEGPSKRPRLEK